The Streptomyces sp. R33 genome contains the following window.
TGAGCCGTCCTCGCGCGCCCAGATCACACCGCCACCGAGCGGGTCGGCTTCCAGGCGTTCGTCCAGCGTGGATGCCCAGCTGCGGCCGAACCACTGCCCGTAGCGGTACCCGGAGAGGTGGGTCCGGCCAAGGGTGAGCGGCAGGGTGCCGGGGAGGGCGAGGTCGGTCTGGGGCAGCGTCATCTCGCCCGTGGCTACGTCGACCGGGTCGTTCTTGCAGGTCTTGCCATTCAGCGGGATGCTGTTGCGCCGGGGATCGTCCTTTGCGCCATGCAGCGAGTCCGGCTTCGTACGGACGTCCGCACCGTTCTTGCGGTGGTTTACACCTCCACCTGCGCCGCTCTTGCCCTCGCCACCTCCGCCGGAACCTTTCTTCTTGATGCGGTTGAAGTCGTCGTGGAGGGCTTGGTCGTTCTTCTTGTGATCGGTGGATATCTGCTTGACGGCCTTCGGGAGGGTCTTTCCGACGTGGTCGCCCATCGCCTTGGTGGCTTTGCTGAGGGCTGCCATGGCCTTGTCGGCGACGGGATCGATGGCCTGCGCGATGGAGTCGCGGCCGCGAGTGCGGCCATGGTGGTGCTTGGCTTTGGTCAGCTTCGAGGTGGTCTTGCCGTGGATGCCGGTGCTGACGTGGGTGAGGTTGTTGCCCGCGCGGTGGTGTTCGTCGTGTTCGATGTGCAGGTCGATCAGACCGGTGCCGGTGCTGCCCGTGGTTGCGCCATCGGCGGATGCCAGGTGGAGCGACTCCTTGCCCGACTGGACGCCGTCGCTGAAGCCGTCCTTGCCTGCCTTCTTCGTCTGATCGAGGTCGACGCCGTCCTGGATGCCCAGGGCCATGGAGCCAAGCTGGACGACGAGGTCCGCAGCCATACCCTCCAGGGCGGCGACAGCCGGTTCGGTCATGGCGGAGACGATGTAACCAACGGCTTCCTCGGCGCATTCTTTGATGAGGCGCTTGACGACTTCCTGCGTAGCGCGCATGGCGCCTGCGCCGATCAGCATCGACAGACCACCGGTGACCGGTATGAGGGAGAGGGCGATGCCAGCCTCGGAAGCCAGATATCCCAGTTGGACCAGGGCCGCGCCCTTCATGGCGACAACGGCGTCGGCCGCCAGTTCCATCGCCCCGGCGATGGTGCGGGCCGCGCCGGCAATGTCCTTGAAGTGCTTGCCCTTGACCTTGTTCCAGTGCCGGTTCAGAGCCTCGATCGACTCGCCCTTGCTGGCGGACAGCAGGCGTTCGACGTGGTTGTTGGCGAGCTGGCCGTCGTCCAGGAGGTCGTCTGCGAACTCACGGAGCGCGTCGGCCATCTCACGGTAGGCGTCCTCATCGACGTTGGGCCAGGCCACACCGATCAAGTCAAGCAGTGTGTCCGCCCAGTCGGGCACCGTAACCGACATACCCCACCCCCGTGGTCAAATCTGATCAAACAACCGAACAGTCATACTACGGGGCCACTCTGACGGGTAATCCGCATCTGCGAACCGGACACCCAGTGCACATGGAGCCGCCGAGGTTGACGTGGCGCGACACCCACATCGCACTTTGACGCCCCGGCCCTCTGCTGCTGGGGAATGCCCTTGTGTCGTCGTCACTCTCGCGCCGGCCTTAGCGGAGCACGGTCCTGCACGGCTCCTTGAGAACTGAACGTGTGCTCCCGATTCCACGCCTGGCGGCCCTGCCGACGCAGGGGTGGACCGGGGGCTGGGCGCTCGCACGGTCTGCCCCCGCGGGCTCGTCGGGTTCGGGATCCTCGTTGGATGAGCTACCGCACGGTGACGCGTTTTTCCTCACGAGCTTCGAGCTCTGGACACGGCGTGCGCCCGTGCGGCCTTGCGGTGCCGCGCACGGCTGACGAGGTGGCGGGCCTTGGAGCCCTGGAATTAGTGCGCCGTGCGGCCCCGCGTGCTCGTCTTCGAGAACGGCACCGGAGAAGGGGCGGGATCCATGGACGTGTTCTGCGGGATCGACTGGGCGGAGGGACACCACGACGTCGCGCTCGTCGATGACACGGGCTGGCTGCTGGCCAAGTGCCGGATCAACGATGACCTGGATGGCTACCGGGTGCTGCTGGTTCTTCTGGCTGAGCACGGCGACACTGCGGAGACGCCGATCCCGGTGGCCATCGAGACCAGCCGCGGCCTGCTGGTCGCCACGCTGCGGCAGGGCCCCGGCAGATATACGCGGTCAACCCGATGGCTGCCTCCCGCTACCGCGACCGGCACGGAGTCAGCCGCAAGAAGTCGGACCCGGGCGACGCCCTGGTGCTCACGAACATCATCCGCACCGACGCGCCGGTGCACCGCCCGCTGCCCGCCGACACCGACCTGGCCCAGGCCGTCGCCGTCCTGGCCCGCGCACAGCAGGACGCGGTCTGGAACCGGCAGGAGGCCGCCAATCCGCTGCGGTCCCTGCTGAGGGAGTACTTCCCGGCGATGATCGAGGCGTTCAGGGACAAGCCGGGAACCCTGACCCGCCCCGATGCCCGCCGCATCCTGGCCGTTGCGCCCACACCTGCTCTGGCCGCCAAGCTCCAGATGTGGAGGCTGACCGCCATGCTCCGGCGGGCCGGCCGCCGGCGGGGCATCGAAACGGACGCCGAACGAATCCAGCAGCTCTTCCGCGAGGAGGCCCCGCGGCAGCTGCCCCTCGTCGAGGACGCTATGGGCAAGCAGGCACTGGCCCTGCTGCTGCAGCTGGACGCCGCCTGTCAGGCGGTCGATGACCTGGCGCGGGCCACCGAGGAAGCCTTTCGTTCACACCCGGACGCGACGATCATGCTGAGCTTCCCAGGGATCGGTCCCCAGGTCGGTGCCCGCATCCTGGGCGAGATCGGCGACGACCGGACCCGGTTCGCCACGGCTGGAGGGCTGAAGGCGTACGCCGGCCGGCCTGCTCGCCAAGGGCGTCTCCCCGAAGAAGGCGTTCAAGGCCGGCGCCCTCGGACGCCGCGTGATGGTCACCGGCGTCGACTTCGTGTTCCGGCCGCAGCCGACGATCTACCTCCTGTGGGCGCTGGGGGATGAGGAGACCCGCAGGGTGATCGAGGCCGCGCACGAGCGGGCGATCGTACGGGTGCTGGAGTGGATCGAGGACGAGGTCGCGGTGATCCGGTACGGCAAGGACGGCATCTACCGGGTGAGGCCGCCCGGCGGTCTGGTCGCCGCGCGCTTCCGCCACTACGAGGCACGCTCCGGGATGCCGCTGCTCCATGACCATCTGCTGCTGTCGGTGAAGGGACAGCGCCTGGACGGGAAGTGGGGCTCGATCCACACCACGGCCCTGCACGAGGCCACCGTGTGCGCCTCCGCGCTCTACAACGAGCTCGTTGCTGCAGAGGTCTGCGAGGCGCTCGGGCTGGCGACCGAGCCGCGCATCGTCACCCCGGGGCGCCGGCCTGTGATGGAGATTGCCGGGGTGCCGCACGAGCTGATCCGCTGGACCTCCCGGCGCAGCGACCAGATCGCCGCCTGCCTGGAAGAGCTGGAGCACGAGTACGTCACCGCCGTCGACGACGACGGCGAGCTGAAGTTCCTGCCCGTGGTCTCCGAGCGGGCCCGCGCCAAGCTGAACGCCATGGCCGCCCGCAAGACCCGCCCGCCCAAGCAGAAGACCCTGCCGCTCGCGCAGTTGCGCGCTTGGTGGAAGGCGAGCGCGATCCTCACCTCCGGGGTGGCCGCCGACGTCCCGCGCGTCCCCGGTATCGCAGACGAGGCACACCGCCCCGTCGACTGCGCCGGGCGCCTCAGGAGGCGGTCTGGGCGGCGAGGGGCTTGTCGGGGGTGGTGGTCGGGGTGGGTCTGCGGAGGGACTGGTCGGAGTTGAGGACCGCCCGGTAGAGGGCGTGGATGTGGGGAGAGGGTTCGAGGCCGAAGCGGCCCGAGAGCTCGTTGCGCAGGTCGCGGTAGATCTCCAGGGCTTCCACGCGGCGCCCGGCGCGGTAGAGGGCCAGCATGAGGTGGGCGTGCATCTGCTCGTGGGTGGGGTCTCCAGCCGCGTGGGTGAACAGTTCGCCCAGGAGTTCGTAGTGCCGTCCCAGTCGGAGTTCGGCGTTGATGCAGCGGTCGAGTACGGCCCGGCGGCGCTCTTCCAGTTCCCTCGCGCGGATGGTCAGCAGCGGTCCGGTCGCCAGGTCGGCGAGGGCCGGGCCGCGCCACAGGGCGAGGGCCTGGCGGAACCGGGTTGCGGCCGCGGCGTCGTCGCCGGCTGCGACCGCGCGGTGGCCGCGCTCGGCCAGGCGCTCGAACTCGTCGGAGTCGACCTGGGTGAGTTCCGGGTTGAGCTGGTAGCCGCCGGGCCGTGTGACGATCACGACTCTTGGGTCGGTGGCGGGCGCGCCTGTCGTGGCGAGTGCGCGAAGTTTGCCTATGTAGGTGTGGATGGCTGCGCTCGCGCTGCGCGGAGCCTGCCCGGCCCAGAGTTCCTCGGTACATTCCGTGAGGGACACCAGGCGGCCGCGGTGGAGGGCCAGCAGGGCGAGCAGTTTGGCCTGTTTCGTTGCCGTCGGGGTGACATCGACTCCCTTGATATGCACAAGTAACGAACCCAGCACCGAGATATCCATCAACCCCCCCGAAGTTAGTGGTTAGCCACTAGTCACATAGCCTAGAAACTTCTGAACTGAGTTGTCAATGCACATTCATGTGACGTGGGCGGCATCGGCGCAGGTGGAAGGCTCTTTCGCGTACCGCCGGGCCGGTGCTGCGAAGCGGAACTAAAGCCTCACGCAAGCCCGCCTCCACCACGCCGCGAGTGTCCCTCCAGCTGGTCTCCACTGCTCCGGAACTCCCCCTTCATCCAGCTCCTCATCGGCGCCTTCCTGTCTCTACGGTCTCGTCAACTGCACCGACCACATCGGCGATGACGAGGAGTGAGGCCCGTGCCGGCACAACGAGGCTCACCGTCCGGGGCCTCCTGGAAGCAGTACGCGGACCGTGAGTTCGACGGTGAGACGCTGCGCATCTGGGAGCGCCCCACCGACGACCCGCACGCACCGCGCATCGCTCTGGTGCACGGGTTCGAGGAGAGCCGGCAGAGCTGGGAGCCGCTCACCGCACACCTGTCCCCGGATCTGCGCCTGTACGCCCTGGACCTTCCCTGGCGCAACGGATCGCAGCACCGGTGGGCGAGCGGCGGGACCTCCCCGGCCTGGCTGGAACGCGCCCTGTCGCTCCTGCCCGGACGGC
Protein-coding sequences here:
- a CDS encoding AfsR/SARP family transcriptional regulator; the encoded protein is MHIKGVDVTPTATKQAKLLALLALHRGRLVSLTECTEELWAGQAPRSASAAIHTYIGKLRALATTGAPATDPRVVIVTRPGGYQLNPELTQVDSDEFERLAERGHRAVAAGDDAAAATRFRQALALWRGPALADLATGPLLTIRARELEERRRAVLDRCINAELRLGRHYELLGELFTHAAGDPTHEQMHAHLMLALYRAGRRVEALEIYRDLRNELSGRFGLEPSPHIHALYRAVLNSDQSLRRPTPTTTPDKPLAAQTAS
- the mobF gene encoding MobF family relaxase, with product MVTGVDFVFRPQPTIYLLWALGDEETRRVIEAAHERAIVRVLEWIEDEVAVIRYGKDGIYRVRPPGGLVAARFRHYEARSGMPLLHDHLLLSVKGQRLDGKWGSIHTTALHEATVCASALYNELVAAEVCEALGLATEPRIVTPGRRPVMEIAGVPHELIRWTSRRSDQIAACLEELEHEYVTAVDDDGELKFLPVVSERARAKLNAMAARKTRPPKQKTLPLAQLRAWWKASAILTSGVAADVPRVPGIADEAHRPVDCAGRLRRRSGRRGACRGWWSGWVCGGTGRS